The Dietzia sp. ANT_WB102 region GCGAATCGGGCGGGGCGTGGTGGTGCTCGTGGGAGTCGTGACGATGGCGTTGTCCGGCTGCCAGGCGCAGTCATCGATCGTCCCTGCGCACCGGGACGAGCCGGTGGTGGTGGTCGAGACAGCCTCATTCGGTGAGGCCGAGATCGTCGGTCATATCTACGGCAACGCTCTCGTGCGCTCCGGCTGGCGGGTAACCGCACGCCCGCAATCGGGGACCGAGGACGAGGTCATCGAGTCAGTGGTGGCGGGGGAGTCGACTTTCACGGTCGGGTTCACCGGTGAGTTGCTCAGGACGTTCGATCGGAATTCCACCGCGGTCGCGGCCGACGAGGTGTACGCAGCGATGATGGCTGCGCTCCCAGAGGGTGTGACCGCCGCGGATCCTGCGCCGGCCGAGGACGCCCCAGTGTATGTGGTCACCCGGCATACATCGGCGTCGCGAGGTATTCGGACGATGTCGGATCTTGCCGGGAGGTGCGGTGAGTTCGTCCTCGGGGCGCGGGAGGAGGCTCTGGCGGACCGAGAGCTGGCCTCCGCCGTCGGTGCCACGTATGACTGTGGTTTCGGCCGTCGCGTGACGATCGGCCCGAACCCCCGCGCAGTGTTCGAGGCACTGCGGGCAGGGGAGATCGGGGTGGGATTAGTCCAGTCGGCCGACCCAATCCTGCATCCGGAGGACATCGTGACTCTGGACGACGACGACGACGCTGTTCTCGCCCAGAACCTGGTTCCGATCTTCCGCAAGGGCTCGCTCTCGGAGGACCAGCTCGCCCTGATCAACAGGATCAGTGGTGAGCTCACCACCGATGACATCCGAGACCTGCTGCTGGGAATCGAATTCGGTTCCGCAACCCCCGTTTCGCTGGCGAACTATTGGTTGGACTCGCACGGGTACTGACTCTCCCCGCGGGTAATCGCTGACTGAGCGCGAGAATTGACGGTCGCAGGAGGTGAGACTGAGAAGGGCCCGACCGCTCAGCGGTCGGGCCCTTCTCAGTCTCATCGGGTCAGGCGAAAGCTTCGTCCACCAGAGCCTTCTGCTCCACTGCATGGACCTTGCTCAGGCCCGTCGACGTGGCGGCCATCGCCCGACGCGACACCCGCTTGAGGGGCGGGAAGTCGTCGATGCGCTCCGGCAGCTCCAATGCGAGGAAGCTCCACGCGCCTTGATTGCGCGGTTCCTCCTGCACCCACCGGACCTCGGTGAGGTTCGGGTAGTGGTCAAGCGCCTCGCGGATACGGCGGTGCGGGACTGGGTGCAGCTGCTCGAGCCGTACGATCGCGATGTCGTCACGCCCGTCCTTCTCCTGGCGGGCTGCGAGCTCGTAGTAGAGCTTCCCGGACACCATCAGCATGGTCTTGACCTTGCTCGCGTCCTTCGAACCGTCTGCGAACGTGGGGTCGTCGAGAACCGACCGGAATTTGCCGTTGGTGAAGTCCGAGAGCGCACTCACGGCCTTCTTGTTCCGCAGCATCGACTTAGGCGTGAAGACCACCTGCGGACGCTTGATGCCGTCGGTGGCATGACGACGCATGAGGTGGAAGTAGTTGGCCGGAGTGGATGGCTGGGAGACGGTCATCGATCCCTCCGCGCACAGTTGCAGGAACCGCTCGATGCGACCGGACGTGTGGTCCGGCCCCATTCCTTCGTGACCGTGCGGTAGGAGCAGGGTGACGGAGGACTTCTGTCCCCACTTGGCCTCACCGGAGGAGATGTACTCGTCGATGATGGTCTGCGCACCATTGACGAAGTCACCGAACTGCGCCTCCCACAGCACGAGCGCTTCGGGATCGCCCACCGAGTAGCCGTACTCAAACCCGACGCCCGCATACTCAGTGAGCGCCGAGTTCCAGACCTCGAAACGCCCTTCGGCGTCCTCGAGGTTCTGCAGCGGAGAGTAGGTTTCCGATGTGGTCTTGTCGACGACCATCGCGTGGCGTTGCGTGAAGGTGCCGCGTTGAGAGTCCTGCCCGGCCAGACGCACCGTCCGGCCTTCCCTGACGAGGGAACCGATCGCTAGTAGTTCGGCGAACGCCCAGTCGATGTTGCCGTTGTAGGCCATCTTCTGCCGAGCCTCGTAGACCGGCTTGACACGCGGGTGGATGTGGAAGTCTTCGGGCATGTTGCCGAAGGCGTCGCCGATGGCGTGGATGATCGACTCGTCCACCGCCGTCACCAGCCGCTTGGGCAGTGGCTGGTTGGGCAGGATCGACTCGGAGGCCTTCACCGGGTGCTTTTCCAGTTCACGGACTTCATTGAAGACCCGCTCGAGCTGGCCCTGGAAGTCACGGAGAGCGTTCTCAGCTTCCTTCTCGGTGATGTCGCCACGACCGACCAGATCCTCGGTGTAGGACTGGCGGACGCTCTTCTTGCCGTCGATCACCTCGTACATCCGCGGCTGCGTCATCGACGGGTCGTCGGCCTCGTTGTGTCCGCGACGGCGGTAACAGACGAGGTCGATCACGACATCCTTCTTGAACTGCTGACGGAAGTCCATCGCCAGCCGTGCCACTCGCACACACGCCTCGGGATCGTCGCCGTTGACGTGGAAGATCGGCGAGCCGATCATCTTGGCGACATCCGTGGAGTACTGACTCGAGCGACCGGCCTCGGGTGCCGTGGTGAAACCGATCTGGTTGTTGACGACGATGTGGATCGTGCCGCCCGTGCGGTACCCCTCGATCTGGGAGAGATTCAGCGTTTCCGCGACAACGCCCTGGCCGGCGAACGCGGCGTCACCGTGCAGCATGAGTGGCACGACCGGGTACTCGGCGCGCCACTCTGGGTCCTCGATGAGGTCCTGCTTGGCGCGAACGATGCCCTCCAGGACGGGGTCGACAGCCTCGAGGTGGGAGGGGTTGGCGGTCAGAGAGACCTTGATCTCGTTCTCACCGAACATCTGGTATTGGATGCCCTCGGCACCCAGGTGGTACTTGACGTCTCCTGAGCCGTGCGCGGCCGAGGGGTCCATGTTGCCCTCGAACTCGGTGAAGATCTGACGGTAGGGCTTGCCCACGATGTTGGCGAGGACGTTGAGCCGCCCGCGGTGTGGCATGCCGATCACGACCTCGTCCAGACCGAATTCTGCGGCCTCGTCGATGACGGCATCCATCATGGGGATGACCGACTCGGCGCCCTCGAGGGAGAAGCGCTTCTGGCCGACGTACTTGGTCTGAAGGAAGGTCTCGAACGCCTCGGCGGCGTTCACCTTGGACAGGATGTATTTCTGCTCGGCGACGGTCGGCTTGTCGTCGACCCCCTCGAGACGATCCTGGATCCACTGGCGCTGCTCGATCTCGAGGATGTGCGTGTACTCGATACCGATCTTGCGGCAGTAAGCAGAACGCAGAGCGGACAGCACGTCACGCAGCCGCATCTTGTCCTTGCCGACGAAGCCGCCGACAGAGAATTTACGATCGAGGTCCCACAGGGTGAGTTCGTGCGAATTGACGTCGAGGTCCGGGTGGAAAGTCCGGCGTCGCTGTGCGTGCTTCCCGTCGAGCGGGTCGATATCGGCCATGAGGTGACCGCGGTTACGGTATGCGGCGATCAGTTCGAGGACGCGGGCATCCTTGTCGACCCGGGGGTCCGTGATGTCCTGACGCCACCGGACCGGCTCGTAGGGTATTCCGAGGACGTCGAAGATCTCGTCGTAGAACTCGTCGGCTAGCAGCAGCCGGTGAATCTCCCGTAGGAACTCGCCCGACTCGGCGCCCTGGATGATCCGGTGGTCGTAGGTAGAGGTGAGAGTGGTGATCTTGCCGATGGCGTTCTCCGCCAGCTGCTCCTCGCTCGCGCCCTGGAACTCAGCCGGGTACTCCATCGCGCCCACGCCGAGAATGGCGCCCTGGCCCACGGTCAGGCGTGGGACCGAGTGCACGGTACCGATGCCGCCAGGGTTGGTCAGTGAGATCGTGACGCCGGAGAAGTCGTCCATCGTCAGCTTGCCCTCACGGGCGCGGACGACGATGTCCTCGTAGGCATCGAGGAACCCGCTGAAGTCCATCGTCTCGCAGTTGCGAATCGCGGCCACGACCAGCGACCGCCCGGCCTTGGTCTTCATGTCGATCGCGAGGCCGAGGTTGATCCCCGTCGGGGTGACGACGTTCGGCTTGCCGTCGACCTCCGCGAAATGGTTGTTCATGTTCGGGTAGGCCTTCACGGCCTGGACCATCGCGTAGCCGATGAGGTGGGTGAAGGAGACCTTGCCGCCGTGCGTGCGCTTGAGATGGTTGTTGATGACCACCCGGTTGTCGATCATCAGCTTTGCCGGGATCGCACGAACGGAGGTGGCGGTGGGCAGGGTCAGCGACGCGTTCATGTTCTTGACGATCGCGTTGGCCGCGCCCCGGATAACCTTGCTCTCCTGTTCCGCGGGAGGCTCGTACGCGGGGCGTGACGGCTTCTTCGTCGCCGCGGTATCGGACTTCTTCCGCGTCTCCGACTTGTGCTCTGGGGCGGGCACCCCTTCGCCGCGGGCCTTGCGCTTGGGCGAGGCGTCGGCAGCGGGCTTGGCCGCGATGTCCT contains the following coding sequences:
- a CDS encoding glycine betaine ABC transporter substrate-binding protein translates to MQRSRERIGRGVVVLVGVVTMALSGCQAQSSIVPAHRDEPVVVVETASFGEAEIVGHIYGNALVRSGWRVTARPQSGTEDEVIESVVAGESTFTVGFTGELLRTFDRNSTAVAADEVYAAMMAALPEGVTAADPAPAEDAPVYVVTRHTSASRGIRTMSDLAGRCGEFVLGAREEALADRELASAVGATYDCGFGRRVTIGPNPRAVFEALRAGEIGVGLVQSADPILHPEDIVTLDDDDDAVLAQNLVPIFRKGSLSEDQLALINRISGELTTDDIRDLLLGIEFGSATPVSLANYWLDSHGY
- a CDS encoding multifunctional oxoglutarate decarboxylase/oxoglutarate dehydrogenase thiamine pyrophosphate-binding subunit/dihydrolipoyllysine-residue succinyltransferase subunit; protein product: MSNNVSQFGQNQWLVDEMYARFAKDPSSVDKSWHEFFDANPEAASSSGGDSTNGTSPGSSGGKSGESSRPRSGGGGSGKSVTSDKKPSEITVDDSTPQASAKDIAAKPAADASPKRKARGEGVPAPEHKSETRKKSDTAATKKPSRPAYEPPAEQESKVIRGAANAIVKNMNASLTLPTATSVRAIPAKLMIDNRVVINNHLKRTHGGKVSFTHLIGYAMVQAVKAYPNMNNHFAEVDGKPNVVTPTGINLGLAIDMKTKAGRSLVVAAIRNCETMDFSGFLDAYEDIVVRAREGKLTMDDFSGVTISLTNPGGIGTVHSVPRLTVGQGAILGVGAMEYPAEFQGASEEQLAENAIGKITTLTSTYDHRIIQGAESGEFLREIHRLLLADEFYDEIFDVLGIPYEPVRWRQDITDPRVDKDARVLELIAAYRNRGHLMADIDPLDGKHAQRRRTFHPDLDVNSHELTLWDLDRKFSVGGFVGKDKMRLRDVLSALRSAYCRKIGIEYTHILEIEQRQWIQDRLEGVDDKPTVAEQKYILSKVNAAEAFETFLQTKYVGQKRFSLEGAESVIPMMDAVIDEAAEFGLDEVVIGMPHRGRLNVLANIVGKPYRQIFTEFEGNMDPSAAHGSGDVKYHLGAEGIQYQMFGENEIKVSLTANPSHLEAVDPVLEGIVRAKQDLIEDPEWRAEYPVVPLMLHGDAAFAGQGVVAETLNLSQIEGYRTGGTIHIVVNNQIGFTTAPEAGRSSQYSTDVAKMIGSPIFHVNGDDPEACVRVARLAMDFRQQFKKDVVIDLVCYRRRGHNEADDPSMTQPRMYEVIDGKKSVRQSYTEDLVGRGDITEKEAENALRDFQGQLERVFNEVRELEKHPVKASESILPNQPLPKRLVTAVDESIIHAIGDAFGNMPEDFHIHPRVKPVYEARQKMAYNGNIDWAFAELLAIGSLVREGRTVRLAGQDSQRGTFTQRHAMVVDKTTSETYSPLQNLEDAEGRFEVWNSALTEYAGVGFEYGYSVGDPEALVLWEAQFGDFVNGAQTIIDEYISSGEAKWGQKSSVTLLLPHGHEGMGPDHTSGRIERFLQLCAEGSMTVSQPSTPANYFHLMRRHATDGIKRPQVVFTPKSMLRNKKAVSALSDFTNGKFRSVLDDPTFADGSKDASKVKTMLMVSGKLYYELAARQEKDGRDDIAIVRLEQLHPVPHRRIREALDHYPNLTEVRWVQEEPRNQGAWSFLALELPERIDDFPPLKRVSRRAMAATSTGLSKVHAVEQKALVDEAFA